A part of Rhinatrema bivittatum chromosome 16, aRhiBiv1.1, whole genome shotgun sequence genomic DNA contains:
- the LOC115077270 gene encoding olfactory receptor 1019-like — translation MWNRTLVTEFIIRGFSGTQELQILYFVAFLVVYLITVVGNLVIIILTKTDSCLSTPMYFFLGNLSSLDVFYVSTTVPKMLANFLANKKVISFYGCAAQLYFFIFLAMTESAVLASMAYDRYVAICNPLHYAILMNRRVCIQMIVASWLVGNIYAVIDTVSTFSLPFCGSNIINHFFCDIPALLNIACANTYVNEVLDLFVGGFLMLGCCFLIVISYMCIISSVLKIPSGQGRGKAFSTCFSHLIVVMLFYGTGGFMYMQPTSSYSENKDSAIAIFYTVITPMLNPIIYSLRNKEIKEALRKMISKKIFSHKL, via the coding sequence CTCAGGTACTCAGGAGCTGCAAATTCTTTACTTTGTTGCTTTTCTGGTTGTCTACCTAATAACGGTGGTAGGAAATCTGGTGATCATCATCCTCACAAAGACCGATTCATGCCTGTCTACACCTATGTACTTCTTTCTTGGGAATCTCTCCTCCTTAGACGTGTTTTATGTATCTACAACTGTTCCCAAGATGTTGGCAAACTTCTTGGCAAACAAGAAAGTGATTTCCTTCTACGGATGTGCTGCACAgctatattttttcattttcttggcAATGACTGAATCAGCTGTCCTAGCCTCCATGGCTTATGATCGTTATGTGGCCATCTGTAATCCCCTGCATTATGCTATTCTCATGAACAGAAGAGTGTGCATTCAGATGATAGTGGCTTCATGGCTAGTTGGAAACATTTATGCTGTCATAGACACAGTGAGCACCTTCAGCTTACCCTTCTGTGGGTCTAATATTAtcaatcatttcttctgtgataTCCCTGCCTTGTTAAATATAGCTTGTGCCAATACCTATGTCAATGAAGTCTTGGACTTATTTGTTGGTGGGTTTTTAATGTTAGGCTGttgttttttaattgttataTCTTATATGTGCATTATTTCCTCTGTGTTAAAAATTCCTTCGGGACAAGGCAGAGGCAAAGCTTTCTCCACCTGCTTTTCCCACCTCATCGTCGTTATGCTATTCTATGGTACCGGTGGCTTTATGTACATGCAGCCAACATCAAGTTACTCTGAAAACAAGGACAGTGCAATTGCTATTTTCTACACTGTCATTACACCAATGCTAAATCCCATCATTTACAGCCTGAGGAACAAGGAAATTAAGGAGGCACTGAGAAAAATGATCagcaagaaaatattttctcataaacTCTAA
- the LOC115077271 gene encoding olfactory receptor 5V1-like: MSENVEALLGFQELKGMGEFWLLLSPLRKERKMRNQTTIMEFIIKGFSDTEEFQMLYFFVFLLIYIITVLGNLLIILLTCITPKLHTPMYFFLNNLSFIDVCYTSTTVPKILATLLTNQRTISYVGCVTQLYLVVSFAATESCLLASMAYDRYVAICIPLRYAIIMHKKVYILLTVASWIISSLYSIVHTVNTFRLPFCGSNVVNHFFCEIPPLLKIACANTYINELLVFALGGFLFLGGFLLIAISYVFIISSILNITSKEGRNKSFSTCVSHLIVVTLFYGSGSFMYMQPTSRYSMTQARLMAVFYTIVTPMLNPIIYSLRNKEIKGAFRKLISRNEFTHRM; encoded by the exons atgagTGAAAATGTTGAAGCCTTATTGGGATTCCAAGAGCTGAAGGGTATGGGTGAATTTTGGTTGTTACTTTCTCCTTTGAGAAA agaaagaaagatgagaaATCAGACCACCATAATGGAATTTATTATCAAGGGTTTTTCAGATACAGAAGAATTCCAGATGCTCTACTTCTTTGTTTTCCTACTCATCTATATAATCACAGTCCTTGGGAATTTGCTTATCATCCTCCTCACATGTATCACTCCGAAACTTCACACCCCAATGTATTTCTTCCTTAACAACCTCTCCTTCATAGATGTCTGCTATACATCAACCACAGTCCCCAAAATACTTGCTACTTTGCTAACCAATCAGAGAACAATATCCTATGTTGGATGTGTTACACAGTTGTATCTTGTTGTTTCTTTTGCAGCAACAGAGTCTTGCCTCCTTGCCTCCATGGCTTATGATCGTTATGTGGCCATCTGTATCCCTCTGCGCTATGCTATCATTATGCACAAGAAAGTGTATATCCTGTTAACTGTCGCATCATGGATAATCAGTAGCCTTTATTCAATTGTCCACACTGTGAACACCTTTCGGCTACCCTTCTGTGGGTCTAATGTCGTTAATCATTTCTTCTGTGAAATCCCACCCCTGTTAAAAATAGCTTGTGCCAATACTTATATCAATGAATTGCTGGTATTTGCTCTTGGTGGATTTCTATTTCTAGGTGGGTTTTTGTTAATAGCCATATCATATGTCTTCATTATTTCTtcaatattaaatattacttcaAAAGAGGGTAGGAATAAATCCTTCTCTACTTGTGTCTCCCACCTCATTGTTGTTACCTTATTCTATGGTTCTGGAAGCTTTATGTACATGCAACCAACATCAAGATATTCAATgactcaagctaggttgatgGCTGTTTTCTATACTATTGTTACGCCAATGTTAAATCCAATCATCTATAGTTTACGGAATAAGGAaattaaaggggcatttagaaaACTAATCAGTAGAAATGAATTTACTCATAGAATGTAA
- the LOC115077272 gene encoding olfactory receptor 11L1-like yields the protein MNTSDHNATTEFVILGLVNSQQTQILLFLVFLCIYCLTIMGNIVIITVVKLDHGLHTPMYFFLSNLSFLEIWYTTTIVPKMLANFLSISQTISFSSCMTQLYCFVCLGATECYLLSVMGYDRYLAICAPLHYPARMNSTACFRLALGSWVCGILTGLLPVMLISRLEFCGSNYINHFYCDIPPLLSLSCTDTFAAEITIFMLSFFVLLCCFLLTVVSYIFILFSILKIPSTTGRQRAFSTCGSHLIVVVIYYGTMIFMYVRPSSSYSSNLNKAVSVFYTVVTPMLNPVIYSLRNKDVKNATKKLVHKCFFS from the coding sequence ATGAATACTTCTGATCACAATGCTACAACAGAATTTGTAATCCTGGGGCTTGTGAACTCCCAGCAGACACAGATATTGCTCTTCTTGGTGTTTTTATGTATCTATTGTCTAACCATTATGGGAAACATTGTCATCATCACGGTGGTGAAACTGGATCATGGCCTccacacccccatgtacttcttccttaGCAACCTATCTTTCCTGGAGATCTGGTACACCACCACGATTGTTCCTAAAATGCTGGCCAACTTCCTTTCAATAAGCCAAACTATTTCGTTTTCCAGCTGCATGACACAATTGTACTGCTTTGTTTGCCTGGGGGCTACTGAGTGTTACCTCTTGTCTGTGATGGGTTATGATCGGTATCTGGCCATTTGCGCCCCACTACATTATCCAGCACGCATGAATAGCACAGCTTGTTTCCGACTGGCACTTGGTTCCTGGGTGTGCGGCATCCTCACGGGTTTGTTACCGGTGATGTTAATATCTAGGTTGGAGTTCTGTGGTTCCAATTATATAAACCATTTCTACTGTGACATTCCCCCACTCTTGAGTCTGTCTTGCACCGACACCTTTGCGGCTGAAATAACCATTTTCATGTTGTCTTTCTTTGTTCTGCTTTGCTGTTTCCTCTTGACAGTGGTATCATACATTTTCATCCTGTTCTCCATACTAAAAATTCCTTCCACCACGGGGAGGCAGAGGGCATTCTCTACCTGTGGGTCCCACCTGATTGTGGTGGTGATATACTATGGGACCATGATATTTATGTATGTCAGACCCAGCTCCAGCTACTCATCCAACCTCAATAAAGCTGTATCTGTCTTTTACACAGTCGTCACTCCAATGCTAAATCCTGTGATTTATAGCCTGAGGAACAAAGATGTGAAAAATGCCACAAAGAAACTGGtgcacaaatgttttttctcataG